The DNA region CGTCAACATCGACACCGACATGATCCTGCCCAAGCAATTCCTGAAAACGATCAAGCGCTCCGGGCTCGGCGTCCATCTCTTCGAGGAGATGCGCTACGACATGGAGGGGCGCGAGCAGCCCGATTTCGTGCTGAACCGCCCGGCCTATCGCGCGGCGCAGATCATCGTGGCGGGCGACAATTTCGGCACCGGCTCATCGCGCGAGCATGCCCCCTGGGCGCTGCTCGATTTCGGCATCCGCTGCGTGATCTCCACGAGCTTCGCCGACATCTTCTACAACAACTGCTTCAAGAACGGGATCCTGCCGGTGACGCTCCCGCAGGCCGAGGTGGATATCCTTATGGCCGACGCCGAGAAGGGCGCCAATGCCCGCGTCACCGTGGACCTCGCCGCGCAGGAGATCACGACGTCCGACGGGCAGGTGATCGGCTTCGAGATCGACCCGTTCCGCAAGCACTGCCTGCTCAACGGGCTCGACGATATCGGGCTCTCGCTGGAGAAGGCGGAGGCGATCGATGCCTTCGAAGCGCAGGCCAAGGCCGCCGCGCCCTGGCTTTGAGGGGCCTATCGCTTGACACCGCGCGCGCGTTGACCCACTCCGCCCCCGCAGTGAACGGAGGGCTCGATGGGCGCAGAGAAGAAAATCCGCTGGAACGGGGGCGTGCAGCCGGAATCGATGGAGATCCTGCTCGGCGAGGGCGGATGCATCGTGAGCCCCACGAAGGTCGGCTACATCATCATGACCTCGGATGCCGGTGGCCTCGAGCGGAAGTTCGACGCCAAGGTGCGCAAGCGTAACAAGCCAGGCGTGGTGCTCTGCGGCTCCATGGAAGAGCTGCGCGCACTGGCCGAGATGAACGACGAGATCGACGCATTCTACCAAGCGCATTGGGATGGCGACATCCTGCTGGGCTGCATCCTTCCCTGGAAAGATGAGGCCAAGACCCACATCCCCGCCGGCGCGGAAGAGCTGATGATGGACGAGCGCGGCACCTCCTGCTTCGTCATCAAGTTCGGTGTGCCCTCCGAGATGGTCGCCCGCGAGCTCTGGGAGAAGCACGGCAAGCTCGTCTTCGCCTCCTCCGCCAACCCGTCCGGCAAGGGCAACCGTGGCCTCGTGGAAGGCATTGGCGAGCGCATCGAGAACGAAGCCGACCTCATCGTGGAAGCCAATGATTACGTGGCCTCGATCCAGCCCGACGCCAGCGCTGAGACGCGTTACGAGCAGGGTGTGATGGTCTCCATGGTGGATGCCTCAGGCGCGCTGGTGCCCCTCCAGAAGGGCGACCGGGACGTGAGCCCGGGGCCGGTGCTCATCCGCAAGGGCCTCGCCTGCACCGAGATCATGGCGCTTCTCTCGGAGCATTTCATCAGCTGGGACTACCGCCACGGGCACTACTACTAGGCGCGGAGCCCCCAAGCTCGCGCAGGGCCGGGACCCGGCCCGCGGTCTACTCAGCGGCCATGGAGAGCCTTGCGCGGCCGTCCTCGGCGGCGGCGCGCCAGATCTCGCCCGTGATCTCGGTGGGGTCGGCGCCGCTGGCGGCCAGCATCTTCGAGATCGCGCTGATGGCGCTGAAGGACCAGAAGAGCCCGGCCTCGAGCATGTGGGGCACGCCCGTATCCTCGTGAACGCGGAAATCGTAAAGCGAATAGTGCCGCGCCCCGAGCGCCACATGGGCGGTGCGAGCGGCTTCGACGAGCCGCTCGGCGAGGGCGGGCGAGACCTCGGCCGGGCAGATGGGTTGCGCGTCTTCGCGCACTGAC from Pseudomonadota bacterium includes:
- the leuD gene encoding 3-isopropylmalate dehydratase small subunit; protein product: MEKFDKITGVAAPMPLVNIDTDMILPKQFLKTIKRSGLGVHLFEEMRYDMEGREQPDFVLNRPAYRAAQIIVAGDNFGTGSSREHAPWALLDFGIRCVISTSFADIFYNNCFKNGILPVTLPQAEVDILMADAEKGANARVTVDLAAQEITTSDGQVIGFEIDPFRKHCLLNGLDDIGLSLEKAEAIDAFEAQAKAAAPWL
- a CDS encoding Sua5/YciO/YrdC/YwlC family protein — encoded protein: MGAEKKIRWNGGVQPESMEILLGEGGCIVSPTKVGYIIMTSDAGGLERKFDAKVRKRNKPGVVLCGSMEELRALAEMNDEIDAFYQAHWDGDILLGCILPWKDEAKTHIPAGAEELMMDERGTSCFVIKFGVPSEMVARELWEKHGKLVFASSANPSGKGNRGLVEGIGERIENEADLIVEANDYVASIQPDASAETRYEQGVMVSMVDASGALVPLQKGDRDVSPGPVLIRKGLACTEIMALLSEHFISWDYRHGHYY